The sequence GCACTTCCATACGCACAAGGAAGTAATCGCGGCCCTGCATACGGAAGGGATCGACGTCAACCAGGGCACGCTGTCCAAGGATTTCAAGGAACTGCACGTCATCAAGACGCGTCTCGCGGACGGGCAGTACAAGTACGTGCTGCCGCGTTACTACTCGGTGGAGACCCAGGACGAACTGGTCGAGCGGGAGATCCGGGATTTCGTCGTCAGCGCGGACGACGCGATGAACCAGGTCGTCCTGCAGACCTCCGCCGGTCACGCGTCCGGGGTGTGCGAGGCCATCGACCAGGCGGAATGGCCAGAGATCGTGGGCAGCGTCGCGGGCGAGAACACGATTCTGCTAATCACCAAGTCGACCGCCCATGCAGGGAAAACACTGCGGCGCATCAAAGATATCATGAAGCAGAAGAGGGCTGGTACATGATCAGACTGGGCATCATCGGCGCGACGGGATACACGGGCATGGAACTGTACCGGCTGGCGTCGCGTCATCCGGACATCGAGATCGCGTTCGCCACTTCGGAACAGTACACCGGCCAGAAACTCGGCGAGGTCTTTCCCCGGGTGGATCCGGACCGGGACATCACGCTGAGATCCCTGGACGACATTGCGGACGAACCCGCTGGCGTGGTCTGTTTCTGCACGCCGGACGGGGTGGCCATGGACCGGGTCGGCGCTTTTCTCGACCGGGGCGTGCGCGTCGTGGACGTCAGTTCCGATTTCCGCTTTGACGACCCGGAGGTGTATACGTCCTGGTACAATCGTCCGCACACCGCCCCGTCGCTCCTCGATTCCGCGGTCTACGGGATTCCCGAACTGAACCGGGACCGCATACGGACGGCCGATCTCGTGGGCAACCCCGGCTGCTATCCCACCGGCGTGATCCTCGGCCTGGCCCCGCTGCTCGAAGAGGGCGTGATAGACGCCAGGCAGATCATCGTGGACGCCAAGTCGGGCGTCAGCGGCGCCGGACGGGGCCTGAAGCTGCGGAATCTCTACGTGGAGGTGAACGACAGCATCACGCCGTACAACATCGGCCATTCGCACCGCCACGTGGGGGAAATCGAACAGGAACTGTCCAGGTTCTCCAACGCGCGGCCCTATGTCGTCTTTTCGCCCCACCTGACGCCCATGAGCCGGGGCATCCTGGCGACGACCTACGTAAACGTGAAGAACGGCGCGACCCATGAAGGCCTGGCGGCCCTGTACGAGCAGCGCTACGAAGGGGAGCCTTTCATCCGGCTGTCGCAGTCCGGCTATCCCGAGACGCGCTTCGTGACCTGGACGAACTACTGCGACCTGCGCGTCGACCGGGTGGACGGTTCGGACCTGGCCATTGTCACGTCCGCCATCGACAACCTGGTCAAGGGCGCCGCCGGCCAGGCACTGCAGAACGTGAACGTCATGAGCGGCCTGGACGAAACGACGGGGCTGATCTAGCATGGCACAAAACATCGTGGTAAAACTGGGCGGCGCGACGATCGAGCAGGACGGCGTGATCGAGGAGCTGGCCGCCGACCTTCGGGACCTGCCGGACGTTTTCCCGATCATCGTCCACGGCGGCGGTGCGGAGATCGGCCGGTACCTTGAGCTTCTCGGCAAGGAGTTCACCTTCGTGAACGGTCTTCGCGTCACGGACGGCGACATGGTCGAGATCGTGGAGATGGTCCTGTCGGGCAAGGTCAACAAGGAACTGGTCTCGCGCTTTCAGCACAGCGGAGTGAACGCCCTCGGCGTAAGCGGGAAGGACATGGGCCTGCTGCGGGCGGAGAAGTACCGGGAGGACGGCGTGGACATCGGCTTCGTGGGAGAGATCGTCGAGGTGAATACCACCCTCTTCGATCTCTGCGCGTCGAACCACGTCACGCCTGTGGTCTCCCCCATTTCGGGGGGCGTCAACGGGGAGACCTACAACGTCAACGCGGACCACGCCGCGCTGGACATCGCCCGGGCCGTGGCCTGCGACGACATCGTGTTCATTTCGGACGTGGCCGGCATCCACCGGTCCGACGGCCGGCCCGTTCGCAAGTTGACCCCCGAACTGGCCGACGCGCTGATCGAAGCGGGCGAGATCACGGGCGGGATGATTCCCAAGGTCCGCTCCGCCCTCGAGTGCCTGTCCTATGGCGTCCGACGCGCCCGCATCATCGCGTGGCAGGGGGCCGGAACGCTGCGGAAGGAATTGGCATCGGATGAAAGTGTTTTCGGAACGGTAGTGACGACCGGATAGCAACCACTGGATGAAAGGATCAAGCATGACTACCGAAGAGATCATCGCCCTGGAGGAACAGTACATCGCGCCGACCTACGTGCGTCCGCCCGTCGTGTTCGACCGGGGCAGCGGCGCTTACGTCTACGACCTCGAGGGCAGGCGGTATCTCGATTTCCTCGGCGGCATCGCGGTGAATTCCCTGGGCCACGGGGTACCGGAGATCATCGGCGCCGTGGCGCAGCAGTCCGCGAAGCTGATGCACATCTCCAACCTGTACCACACGGAACCCCACGTGAAGCTCGCGAAGCTGCTGGTGGAAAACGCCTTTCCGGCCAGGATCTTCTTCTGCAACAGCGGATCGGAGTCCATCGAGGCGGCCCTCAAGTTCACCCGCCGGTGGGCGTCCGAAGCGGGCGGCGAAGCCAAGCACGAGATCGTGACCTTCGAGAACGCGTTTCACGGCCGGACCTACGGCGCCGTCAGCGCCACGGCCCAGCCCAAGTACCACGAGGGGTTCAAGCCCATGCTGCCGGGGATGGTCTACCTGCCCCTCAACGAGATCGAGCCCCTCGAAGAGGCGATATCGGCGGAACGGACCGCGGCCGTGATGGTGGAGCCCGTCCAGGGAGAGGGCGGCGTGAACCCGGCGCACGTGGAATTCCTGCGGCATCTGCGCAGGTTGTGCGACGAACGCAAAGTCGCCCTGATCTTCGACGAAATCCAGTGCGGCCTGTGCCGCACGGGCAAGCTCTTCGCCTACCAGCACCACGGCATCGAGCCGGACGTCATGACCCTGGCCAAACCGCTGGCCGGCGGCCTGCCCATCGGCGCCGTCATGATGAAATCCCATATCGCCGAAGTCCTCAAGCCGGGCATGCACGGCTCCACTTTCGGGGCGAACCCGGTGGCCTGTCACGTGGCCCACGCCGTCGTCAGCAAGATGATCGATGAGGGGCTGGCGGACCGGGCCCTGGAAATGGGCGGCAAACTGACCGCCGGACTGAATGCCCTCGCTAAAACGCATCAGGACATCAAGGAGGTCCGGGGCGCGGGCCTGTTGATCGGCGTGGAATTCGAAGACAAGGTAGGTGACATCGTGAACGCGTGCCGGGACGCAGGCCTGATCGTGGGAACGGCCGGGGACAACGTGCTCCGCTGCGCGCCGCCCCTGGTGATCGAGCAGCGGCACTTGGACGAGGCGCTCGGGATCCTCGGCGGTGTGCTGGACGCGCGGTGAGGA comes from Gemmatimonadota bacterium and encodes:
- a CDS encoding arginine repressor, with the translated sequence MNAKHQRQGTIRSLIERGHFHTHKEVIAALHTEGIDVNQGTLSKDFKELHVIKTRLADGQYKYVLPRYYSVETQDELVEREIRDFVVSADDAMNQVVLQTSAGHASGVCEAIDQAEWPEIVGSVAGENTILLITKSTAHAGKTLRRIKDIMKQKRAGT
- the argB gene encoding acetylglutamate kinase encodes the protein MAQNIVVKLGGATIEQDGVIEELAADLRDLPDVFPIIVHGGGAEIGRYLELLGKEFTFVNGLRVTDGDMVEIVEMVLSGKVNKELVSRFQHSGVNALGVSGKDMGLLRAEKYREDGVDIGFVGEIVEVNTTLFDLCASNHVTPVVSPISGGVNGETYNVNADHAALDIARAVACDDIVFISDVAGIHRSDGRPVRKLTPELADALIEAGEITGGMIPKVRSALECLSYGVRRARIIAWQGAGTLRKELASDESVFGTVVTTG
- a CDS encoding N-acetyl-gamma-glutamyl-phosphate reductase — translated: MIRLGIIGATGYTGMELYRLASRHPDIEIAFATSEQYTGQKLGEVFPRVDPDRDITLRSLDDIADEPAGVVCFCTPDGVAMDRVGAFLDRGVRVVDVSSDFRFDDPEVYTSWYNRPHTAPSLLDSAVYGIPELNRDRIRTADLVGNPGCYPTGVILGLAPLLEEGVIDARQIIVDAKSGVSGAGRGLKLRNLYVEVNDSITPYNIGHSHRHVGEIEQELSRFSNARPYVVFSPHLTPMSRGILATTYVNVKNGATHEGLAALYEQRYEGEPFIRLSQSGYPETRFVTWTNYCDLRVDRVDGSDLAIVTSAIDNLVKGAAGQALQNVNVMSGLDETTGLI
- a CDS encoding aspartate aminotransferase family protein, with protein sequence MTTEEIIALEEQYIAPTYVRPPVVFDRGSGAYVYDLEGRRYLDFLGGIAVNSLGHGVPEIIGAVAQQSAKLMHISNLYHTEPHVKLAKLLVENAFPARIFFCNSGSESIEAALKFTRRWASEAGGEAKHEIVTFENAFHGRTYGAVSATAQPKYHEGFKPMLPGMVYLPLNEIEPLEEAISAERTAAVMVEPVQGEGGVNPAHVEFLRHLRRLCDERKVALIFDEIQCGLCRTGKLFAYQHHGIEPDVMTLAKPLAGGLPIGAVMMKSHIAEVLKPGMHGSTFGANPVACHVAHAVVSKMIDEGLADRALEMGGKLTAGLNALAKTHQDIKEVRGAGLLIGVEFEDKVGDIVNACRDAGLIVGTAGDNVLRCAPPLVIEQRHLDEALGILGGVLDAR